Proteins from a genomic interval of Helicoverpa zea isolate HzStark_Cry1AcR chromosome 31, ilHelZeax1.1, whole genome shotgun sequence:
- the LOC124644971 gene encoding CCR4-NOT transcription complex subunit 7-like yields MKMLSNTIEEDCSIKNVWNHNLHEEFHVIRGVVQKFHWVAMDTEFPGVVAKPLGEFRSTADYHYQLLRCNVDLLRMIQLGLTFMDENGRTPPGCTTWQFNFKFSLQEDMYAQDSIDLLKNSGLQFREHEEHGIDPLEFAELLMSSGIVLMDDINWLTFHSGYDFGYLLKILTNQNLPQQETDFFESLRLYFPTIYDVKYLMQLCKNLKGGLQEVADQLELRRVGLQHQAGSDSLLTGMAFFKIKEVFFDGNIESANGHLYGLGAPFASNENTSQNNAENRNSP; encoded by the exons atgaaaatgctATCCAATACCATCGAAGAAGATTGTTCCATAAAAAATGTTTGGAATCACAATCTACACGAAGAATTTCATGTTATTAGAGGG GTAGTACAGAAGTTTCACTGGGTGGCCATGGATACTGAATTTCCTGGGGTTGTAGCAAAACCGCTGGGAGAATTTAGATCTACTGCTGACTACCACTACCAGCTGTTGAG gtGTAATGTGGATCTGTTAAGAATGATACAGCTTGGTCTCACATTTATGGATGAAAATGGTAGAACGCCACCAGGCTGCACCACGTGGCAATTCAATTTTAAGTTCAGCTTACA agaagacatgtacgcCCAAGACTCAATAGATTTGCTTAAAAATTCTGGACTCCAATTTAGAGAACATGAGGAACATGGGATTGACCCATTAGAATTTGCAGAACTCCTGATGTCTTCAg GCATAGTGCTGATGGACGATATCAATTGGTTGACTTTTCATTCTGGTTATGATTTTGGTTATTTACTAAAAATCCTCACTAATCAGAATTTGCCTCAACAAGAAACTGACTTCTTTGAAAGTCTGAGATTGTATTTTCCTACTATTTATGATGTCAAA TACTTGATGCAGTTGTGTAAGAACTTGAAAGGCGGTCTACAAGAAGTAGCCGATCAGTTGGAGTTGCGCCGGGTGGGACTACAACACCAAGCCGGATCTGATTCACTTCTCACAGGAATGGCTTTCTTCAAAATCAAGGAA gTATTCTTTGATGGCAATATTGAAAGTGCTAATGGTCACTTGTATGGCTTGGGGGCACCATTTGCCAGCAATGAGAACACTTCCCAAAATAATGCAGAGAACAGAAATTCACCTTAA
- the LOC124645357 gene encoding uncharacterized protein LOC124645357, with amino-acid sequence MFRSPSKAQSDPNLSKDDEVVNVTQRKRKQPECELTLAISALSDEVKKSLNDLRVDINSQFSGIKDSINTLRSDLNAISSDFSQMLSDVKALRLDCDAAKTDVTELKSKYSELSREVSELKSTVNFNAENNIDGAKRIADMELKIKDSGAAAISLLEGKIDKLEQQARQCNIEICNVPEKRGENLSTVLESIASAINMTLSQRDIIAIHRVPHAHSKNTRPKNIIVKFATRLLRDNMLSAYRLSRGLTSDRIGISGTPIRVYMNEHLTLRNKDLFRKCREAAQANKFKYVWIRNATILVKEMDDSATFAIHTESDISTKINANKYRTETVTKT; translated from the coding sequence ATGTTTCGATCACCTAGTAAAGCTCAATCAGATCCGAATCTGTCAAAAGACGACGAAGTAGTTAATGTGAcccaaagaaaaagaaaacaaccTGAATGCGAGTTGACTCTAGCTATCTCAGCATTATCTGATGAGGTGAAGAAAAGCCTAAATGACTTGCGCGTCGACATAAACTCTCAATTTTCGGGTATCAAAGACAGCATAAATACTCTTAGGAGCGACTTGAATGCAATATCATCTGACTTCTCGCAGATGCTTAGCGATGTGAAGGCTCTGCGCCTTGATTGTGATGCTGCTAAAACGGATGTAACGGAGCTAAAATCTAAATATTCGGAGTTGTCTCGGGAAGTATCAGAGTTGAAGTCTACAGTGAACTTTAATGCTGAAAACAATATTGATGGTGCGAAGCGTATTGCGGATATGGAGTTAAAAATTAAGGACTCGGGAGCTGCTGCCATATCCTTACTAGAAGGTAAAATTGACAAGTTGGAGCAACAGGCGCGTCAATGTAACATAGAGATATGTAACGTGCCTGAAAAGCGTGGTGAAAACCTATCCACCGTATTAGAGTCCATAGCATCTGCAATTAATATGACGCTTTCTCAGCGTGACATAATTGCGATCCATCGCGTCCCCCATGCTCATTCAAAGAACACAAGACCTAAGAATATAATAGTAAAGTTTGCAACTCGACTACTACGAGATAACATGCTAAGTGCGTATCGGCTGTCAAGAGGGCTTACATCTGACCGCATTGGCATATCTGGTACTCCAATCCGCGTCTACATGAATGAACATTTGACTCTTCGCAACAAGGATTTATTTCGAAAATGTCGCGAAGCTGCTCAAGCAAATAAGTTTAAGTACGTGTGGATACGGAACGCTACCATATTGGTCAAGGAAATGGATGACTCTGCTACGTTTGCTATTCATACTGAATCTGACATATCTACTAAAATTAATGCAAATAAGTATCGTACCGAAACTGTTacgaaaacttaa
- the LOC124645065 gene encoding uncharacterized protein LOC124645065: MNQNSRNICASDLVAQFLQTVDDCKALTSTRKVLAPIPAARREVDPSELQRLDDYFDRMADLIMRAPRRPHDYTKPDSTQGNTERNRRPVPYKIKPRPVKVVSTTPVTVTQENERVTPSGPSE, encoded by the exons ATGAATCAAAACTCTAGGAACATTTGCGCCTCG gATCTGGTGGCCCAGTTTCTCCAAACTGTGGATGACTGCAAGGCATTGACTT CAACCCGCAAGGTCTTGGCTCCTATTCCGGCAGCTAGGCGGGAGGTTGACCCATCCGAGCTGCAGCGCTTAGACGACTACTTCGATAGGATGGCAGACTTGATCATGCGAGCTCCGCGCCGCCCTCATGACTATACCAAGCCAGATTCTACTCAAGGCAATACCGAGAGGAATAGGCGTCCAGTTCCCTACAAGATTAAGCCGAGGCCCGTGAAGGTCGTGTCCACGACGCCTGTGACCGTCACTCAGGAGAATGAGCGCGTCACTCCATCGGGCCCCAGCGAGTAA